In Nitrospira sp. MA-1, the genomic window GTAAATGGTGTGCATACCGAAGTCTTCAGGTCTATGACAAATCTTCAAAATGCGTTAAATGTTTAAAGGAAGAAAATCGTTTATCAATGTCTTCACGGGTTAGATGCCTGAGGCGGTCCAGACTGAATTCCTCCACATTAAATGAGGCCATGACGCTTCCAAAAATGATGGCCTGTCGAAGCCCGGCTTGCGAGTAATTTTCCGTAGCAGAAAGGTACCCCATGAAGCCGCCGGCAAAGGTGTCGCCGGCGCCGGTTGGATCTTTGACCGCTTCCAGTGGATAGGCTGGAGCCCCAAAAATTTCCTGCTGATGAAACATCAAGACCCCATATTCTCCGCGTTTAATAATGAGGGTTTTGGGTCCACGCGATAAGATCCGTTTCGCCACTTGTACGAGGTTTGCGTCATCGCCCAAAGCACGGGCTTCCCCGTCATTAATAACGAGGATATCGATATGTTCGAGGACTTTCCATAACGCTTCCCTTTTCCCCTCAATCCAAAAGTTCATGGTGTCGCAGGCC contains:
- a CDS encoding PfkB family carbohydrate kinase, whose product is MGNLLVVGSVAFDSVRTPFGEASDVLGGSATYFSTSASFFTDVNLIAVVGEDFPKEHLDFLRSRGINLDGLEQRPGKTFRWRGEYSYQLNEAQTLETHLNVLETFRPKIPASYTTPSALFLGNIDPELQLDVLNQVKRPSIVACDTMNFWIEGKREALWKVLEHIDILVINDGEARALGDDANLVQVAKRILSRGPKTLIIKRGEYGVLMFHQQEIFGAPAYPLEAVKDPTGAGDTFAGGFMGYLSATENYSQAGLRQAIIFGSVMASFNVEEFSLDRLRHLTREDIDKRFSSFKHLTHFEDLS